From Halobacteriovorax sp. HLS, the proteins below share one genomic window:
- the mutL gene encoding DNA mismatch repair endonuclease MutL produces the protein MIQSERIDKINLLPEHLIDQIKAGEVIERPASLVKELLENSLDAGSTQIKITLLENGLDLIAIEDNGKGMYFEDLPYAFCRHATSKISRFEDIYNLGSYGFRGEALASMAAISRITCVSYPSDDLSNGGKIVIHGAQEKSHTQATGKKSGTSIFIKDLFYNTPARLKFIKSKTSEKNALKRIVNAFILTNPSVHFSVKWDDKEREIYRPVSESKSAERISQILFPKNASNKDLHFFSGEYEDHKVKGYTAKATSKGNAGKQQYLFINGRLFTDRQIHQTIMRNMEKAWPFGESGHYCVMLEVPPSQVDVNVHPNKTQVKFFKSNIVLSVVSASIKKFISENAAQMPTQESLISQEDQRDQSLQMFSNSPFQTYSAHSDSYFKPNRSTVFNVNDLGDRHNQKSTQSTQSLTRLDSRYLILQNNQAHQTYLIDSYKIFIQKWISDWKRNYPYEESLTTPLLISEPFELNLSIKKNLSFLKDCGLEIDQLDESTFALRTIPTSFDSYNVREVLSDLLVLCEKVKLNEDNFESFLLDTTKLVIFDNFFLSENTIFSIIENISIIDMLEQKAAVSLDSSNLAKLFK, from the coding sequence ATGATTCAAAGTGAAAGAATTGATAAAATAAACCTTTTGCCCGAACATTTAATTGATCAAATCAAGGCCGGAGAAGTAATAGAAAGACCGGCCTCTTTAGTTAAAGAACTGCTCGAAAACTCTCTTGATGCCGGTTCAACTCAAATAAAAATTACTCTACTTGAAAATGGTCTAGACCTCATAGCAATTGAGGACAATGGGAAAGGAATGTACTTTGAAGACCTACCCTACGCGTTTTGTAGACATGCAACATCAAAGATTTCTCGTTTTGAAGATATTTATAATCTTGGTAGCTATGGTTTTAGAGGTGAAGCTTTAGCTTCAATGGCAGCAATTTCCAGAATAACATGTGTCTCGTATCCTAGTGATGATCTTTCAAATGGAGGAAAGATCGTAATTCACGGAGCTCAAGAAAAATCACATACCCAGGCAACTGGAAAGAAGTCAGGTACTTCAATCTTCATTAAAGATCTCTTTTACAATACTCCTGCTAGACTAAAGTTTATAAAGTCTAAGACGAGTGAGAAAAACGCTCTTAAGAGAATTGTAAATGCATTCATCTTAACAAATCCCAGTGTACACTTTTCAGTAAAATGGGATGATAAAGAAAGAGAAATCTATCGCCCCGTAAGCGAGTCAAAGTCTGCTGAGCGCATTTCACAAATACTTTTTCCTAAAAATGCTTCAAACAAAGACCTTCATTTCTTTAGTGGTGAGTACGAAGATCACAAAGTTAAGGGATATACGGCCAAGGCAACGAGTAAAGGAAATGCAGGAAAGCAGCAGTACCTATTTATTAATGGGAGACTCTTTACTGATAGACAGATTCACCAGACTATCATGAGAAATATGGAGAAAGCATGGCCATTTGGTGAAAGTGGCCATTACTGTGTCATGCTTGAAGTTCCTCCTTCCCAGGTTGATGTTAATGTTCATCCCAATAAGACCCAAGTAAAGTTCTTTAAATCAAATATTGTCCTCTCTGTCGTTTCGGCAAGTATTAAAAAGTTTATTTCTGAAAACGCTGCGCAAATGCCTACTCAAGAGAGTTTAATCTCACAGGAAGATCAAAGAGATCAGAGCTTGCAGATGTTTTCAAATAGTCCATTCCAAACGTATTCAGCTCACTCAGATTCTTATTTTAAACCGAATCGATCAACAGTATTTAACGTTAATGATCTAGGAGATAGGCACAATCAAAAATCAACACAAAGTACTCAATCTTTAACACGTCTTGATTCACGCTATTTAATCTTACAAAATAATCAAGCTCACCAAACATACCTTATCGACTCATATAAGATTTTCATTCAAAAATGGATATCAGACTGGAAGAGAAATTATCCTTATGAGGAGAGCTTGACCACTCCCTTACTAATAAGTGAGCCATTCGAGTTAAATTTATCTATAAAGAAGAATCTCTCTTTTCTAAAAGACTGTGGCTTGGAAATTGATCAGCTGGATGAGTCGACTTTTGCTTTAAGAACAATTCCAACAAGTTTTGACTCATATAATGTAAGAGAAGTTCTCAGTGATTTACTCGTACTATGTGAGAAGGTTAAATTAAATGAAGATAACTTTGAGAGTTTCTTACTTGATACCACTAAACTTGTAATTTTCGATAACTTCTTCCTATCTGAAAATACGATATTCTCCATAATCGAAAATATTTCAATAATCGATATGTTAGAGCAAAAGGCAGCAGTTTCTTTAGACTCCAGTAACCTTGCGAAGTTATTTAAATGA
- the miaA gene encoding tRNA (adenosine(37)-N6)-dimethylallyltransferase MiaA produces the protein MKQNKIFFISGPTATGKTSTSINLCRHLNENNCLSEIVNFDSLVFYKELSIGTAKPTQEEMGNCKHHFVGMNSAKEPINASDFINMADKLLENLTNQGICPIFVGGSAFYLRAFIKGMYESQPISDKVRNDSQKIFEQEGIQFFRDFLKKNDISSYNNLHENDHYRNIRAYEFFIQNNCPISDEKKKHDENSPYDFSINRLKNYSLHHIYLDLDKQEHWNIILNRCHQMVKDGLINEVRDLLTNGFTGNEKPLQSIGYKETIQFLNNEFKDQNEYIERMAISTRQLAKSQRTFFKKVVPKKSYHPILDRSKIIEDAQIFIQS, from the coding sequence ATGAAACAGAATAAAATATTTTTTATTTCAGGACCTACAGCAACAGGAAAAACTTCAACCAGTATAAACCTTTGCCGTCACTTAAATGAAAACAATTGCCTTAGTGAAATTGTTAATTTTGATTCCCTCGTTTTTTATAAAGAATTAAGTATTGGAACAGCAAAGCCAACTCAAGAAGAAATGGGTAATTGCAAGCATCACTTCGTTGGCATGAATTCAGCAAAAGAGCCTATAAATGCTTCTGACTTTATTAATATGGCCGATAAACTTTTAGAGAATTTAACGAATCAGGGTATTTGCCCTATTTTTGTAGGTGGATCGGCTTTCTACTTAAGGGCATTTATTAAGGGTATGTATGAAAGTCAACCTATCTCGGATAAAGTTAGGAATGATTCTCAAAAAATATTTGAACAAGAAGGTATTCAATTTTTTAGAGATTTTTTAAAAAAGAACGATATTAGCTCTTATAATAATCTTCACGAAAATGACCATTATAGAAATATTAGAGCTTACGAATTTTTCATTCAAAATAATTGTCCTATAAGTGATGAAAAGAAAAAGCACGATGAGAACTCTCCTTATGACTTTTCAATAAATAGGCTTAAGAATTATTCTTTGCACCATATATACCTTGACTTAGATAAACAGGAGCATTGGAATATTATCTTGAATCGATGCCATCAAATGGTTAAAGATGGACTTATAAATGAGGTTAGAGATTTATTAACAAATGGATTTACAGGAAATGAAAAGCCTCTACAATCAATCGGGTATAAAGAAACAATTCAATTTTTAAACAATGAGTTTAAAGATCAGAATGAATATATTGAAAGAATGGCAATTTCAACTAGGCAGCTTGCAAAGTCTCAAAGAACATTTTTTAAGAAAGTGGTTCCAAAAAAATCTTACCACCCTATCTTAGATCGTTCTAAAATAATTGAAGATGCCCAGATTTTTATTCAAAGCTAA
- a CDS encoding pyruvate, water dikinase regulatory protein, whose amino-acid sequence MSSLPRKLKIIIISDGTGETATAISRAIMTQFPNREVFFTRFKNVRTHDQVDAIFTEAAIHHDLIIYTIVTSELRDYIGVVARNRHVRALDLIGPALTAFSNYFEQEPKSEPGLLHAVNDEYFSRVAAMEFTLNHDDGRNLETLSLADVVLVGISRTGKTPLSVYLSQHGVKVVNVPLVKGTVIPENLFSIDQRKIFALTIDPDALLEIRKKRLDTLGAGTHTGDYADQSKVIEELEWANEVFKENKRWPIFNVTGKAIEETASEILRLLSMRKNNIFKQNKRNEDNE is encoded by the coding sequence ATGAGTAGCTTACCAAGAAAACTAAAGATCATTATCATATCAGATGGAACGGGAGAGACTGCGACAGCAATTTCTAGAGCAATTATGACTCAGTTTCCAAATAGAGAAGTATTCTTTACTCGATTTAAAAACGTTAGAACTCATGATCAAGTCGATGCGATTTTTACAGAAGCTGCAATTCATCACGATCTTATCATATATACAATCGTGACAAGTGAGTTGAGAGATTACATAGGTGTTGTCGCACGAAATAGACATGTAAGAGCACTAGATCTTATAGGACCTGCCCTAACCGCATTTTCGAATTACTTTGAACAAGAGCCGAAGTCAGAGCCAGGTCTTCTTCATGCCGTAAATGATGAATACTTTAGCAGAGTCGCAGCGATGGAGTTTACTCTAAATCACGATGATGGAAGAAATCTTGAAACCTTAAGTCTAGCAGATGTCGTTTTAGTTGGAATATCGAGAACTGGAAAAACACCTCTTTCAGTTTATCTGAGTCAGCACGGAGTGAAGGTTGTAAATGTTCCTCTAGTTAAAGGAACTGTCATTCCTGAAAATCTCTTTAGTATTGATCAAAGAAAGATATTTGCTTTAACAATTGATCCCGACGCATTACTCGAGATTAGAAAGAAAAGACTCGACACTCTTGGAGCAGGTACGCATACAGGAGACTATGCCGATCAGAGTAAAGTTATAGAAGAGTTAGAATGGGCAAATGAGGTTTTTAAAGAAAATAAACGTTGGCCAATATTTAATGTAACAGGAAAGGCAATTGAAGAAACAGCTTCTGAAATCCTTAGACTTCTTAGTATGAGAAAGAATAATATTTTTAAGCAAAACAAGAGAAATGAAGATAATGAGTAA
- a CDS encoding serine/threonine-protein kinase, with translation MERERFGRYLILDHLIDGGMAKICRARFLGEQADKVVAIKMVQPQFSKDENFRIMFMDEIKTTFGLLHPNIVQTYDYGMHKDQLFVAMEYCDGRNLKEYLDKLKERKFVFPVEISVYIITQVCQGLHYSHTLTDKLTGKDLQIIHRDISPHNIMLTFDGAIKVIDFGIAKTETNSEATQAGTIKGKLSYLAPEYLEGHELDPRYDEFAVGITLWEMLCSRKLFKASNDLAVLKKIQECKVPAPSSINPNVPKELDEIVLRALSKDRNKRFENLDQLNRALIKFLYSSYPDFNSSDLGFFAKELFKEEIKKDREKLFEFGKIDLKPYLDDLKNEQNGGGNQSSADSSEVSSSSSQSDKDRKEEQVLDFGFEEEVPATRTRSRVRGTKVKAGGTSAGVNIDEKFAHLKEGTRELKVNPARAKNTESDESRSTQSRRVDATKTVRRKSSGTKTGTRQVKIKKTKRNPFGKVAALLILTFTIGLGYQNLDLVMGIAGIELEKPKEIVNRVPSSNETSSRENKMAQVIGTKKGEVSLVLKGFDKHKQKVFVDGKMVKVDFLNAIKVTEGETHWIRVETSGKKHFIKKVNFEGGSTEDIEVEDTNYQAYGYLKMSRNCARGSISFNLFGEPRVEKLPFRGRRGIPFPVEAVADGSGRPTTHNIYYKMEGQNIERKLSFDLGEDSVIDFCEMIL, from the coding sequence GTGGAAAGAGAACGTTTTGGACGATATTTAATTTTAGATCACCTAATAGATGGTGGTATGGCAAAGATTTGTCGTGCAAGGTTTTTAGGTGAGCAAGCTGATAAGGTCGTTGCAATAAAAATGGTTCAGCCACAATTTTCTAAGGATGAGAACTTTAGAATCATGTTTATGGATGAAATTAAGACGACTTTTGGACTCCTTCATCCAAATATTGTTCAAACATATGACTATGGTATGCATAAAGACCAATTGTTTGTTGCAATGGAATATTGTGATGGAAGAAATTTAAAAGAGTATCTTGATAAACTTAAAGAGAGAAAATTTGTATTTCCTGTTGAAATCTCTGTTTATATTATAACTCAAGTTTGCCAAGGTCTTCACTATTCACATACTTTGACAGACAAGCTAACGGGAAAAGATCTACAAATTATTCACAGAGATATTTCTCCTCACAATATTATGCTCACATTCGACGGTGCTATTAAAGTTATAGACTTTGGTATTGCTAAGACAGAGACAAATTCTGAAGCAACACAGGCCGGAACAATTAAAGGAAAACTTTCTTATCTTGCACCTGAGTATTTAGAGGGGCACGAATTAGATCCTCGTTATGACGAGTTCGCTGTAGGGATTACATTGTGGGAAATGTTATGTTCTAGAAAGCTATTTAAGGCGTCTAATGACTTAGCAGTTTTAAAGAAAATTCAAGAATGTAAAGTACCAGCACCATCGAGTATCAATCCTAATGTACCAAAAGAGTTAGATGAGATTGTTCTTAGGGCGCTTAGTAAAGATAGAAATAAAAGATTTGAAAACCTTGATCAATTAAATAGAGCACTTATTAAGTTTCTCTATTCAAGCTATCCTGATTTTAACTCTTCAGACTTAGGCTTTTTTGCAAAAGAGTTATTTAAAGAAGAGATAAAGAAGGATAGAGAAAAACTATTTGAATTTGGTAAAATTGATTTAAAACCATATTTGGATGACTTGAAGAATGAGCAAAATGGTGGAGGAAATCAATCATCTGCCGACTCTAGCGAAGTTTCTAGTAGTTCGTCTCAATCTGACAAAGATAGAAAAGAAGAGCAAGTTCTTGATTTTGGATTCGAAGAAGAAGTTCCAGCAACAAGAACAAGAAGTAGAGTTAGAGGAACAAAAGTTAAGGCTGGAGGTACTTCAGCTGGTGTTAATATAGATGAAAAGTTTGCTCATTTAAAGGAAGGAACAAGAGAGTTAAAAGTTAATCCTGCTAGGGCCAAAAATACAGAATCAGATGAAAGTAGAAGTACTCAATCTAGAAGAGTTGATGCAACAAAAACAGTAAGACGGAAGTCAAGTGGTACTAAGACAGGAACAAGACAGGTAAAGATAAAGAAGACTAAGAGAAATCCGTTTGGCAAAGTTGCTGCTCTTCTTATATTAACTTTTACTATTGGTCTTGGTTATCAAAACCTAGATTTAGTTATGGGGATCGCTGGAATTGAGCTAGAAAAGCCAAAAGAAATAGTAAATAGAGTTCCATCCTCCAATGAGACAAGTTCACGTGAAAATAAGATGGCTCAAGTTATAGGAACTAAGAAGGGAGAAGTCTCTTTAGTATTAAAAGGTTTTGATAAGCATAAGCAAAAGGTTTTTGTTGATGGGAAAATGGTTAAGGTCGATTTTTTAAATGCTATTAAAGTTACTGAAGGTGAAACTCATTGGATTCGGGTCGAGACTAGTGGTAAAAAGCATTTTATAAAAAAGGTAAATTTTGAAGGAGGCTCAACTGAGGATATCGAAGTTGAAGATACGAATTATCAAGCCTATGGATACCTGAAGATGTCGAGAAATTGTGCAAGAGGGTCAATTAGCTTTAATTTGTTTGGCGAACCAAGAGTTGAGAAGCTACCATTTAGAGGACGTAGAGGAATCCCTTTCCCTGTAGAAGCAGTAGCAGATGGAAGTGGAAGACCTACTACTCATAATATCTACTATAAAATGGAAGGTCAGAATATTGAGCGAAAACTAAGTTTTGATCTTGGTGAAGATTCAGTAATTGATTTCTGTGAGATGATTCTTTAG
- a CDS encoding alpha/beta fold hydrolase, whose translation MKQRSPSKAMLPEASKNLAHLDINSYTVESSTGNESIYIKEWKSKLQTKVEQHFIILHDICDHHGRYEPLASGLWELFSGKIHITFMDFKGHGLSSGSRSYIKNIDEYVEDLNNLIENDDNYHLKKTIIGQGLGGLVALSYIEAHEDRIKDRIKGVILSNPLLFLNLELHQLKDRALKSINKYAGKMRFPYHIDGKEMTKDQQRYENYNSDPLVNHYMSISLVEEVIRKSRSLIDYSYYLDFPVLMLLSKNDFLVNCEKSSLFLKGMPKELACEKNYSHSRHDLFNEKVRDKVYLDIYNWVCETF comes from the coding sequence GTGAAGCAAAGAAGTCCATCGAAAGCTATGTTACCCGAAGCTAGTAAGAATCTAGCTCATTTAGATATAAACTCTTATACTGTTGAATCCTCAACTGGTAACGAGAGTATTTATATAAAAGAATGGAAGTCTAAGCTTCAGACAAAAGTGGAACAACACTTTATTATACTACATGATATCTGTGATCACCATGGCCGATATGAACCCCTTGCGAGTGGACTTTGGGAATTATTCTCAGGAAAAATTCATATTACTTTTATGGACTTTAAAGGACATGGATTAAGTTCAGGTAGTCGCTCATATATCAAAAATATAGATGAGTACGTAGAAGATCTAAATAATTTAATTGAAAATGATGATAATTACCATTTAAAGAAAACCATCATTGGGCAAGGGCTAGGAGGTCTTGTTGCTCTTTCATATATTGAAGCTCATGAAGATAGGATTAAGGATCGTATAAAAGGTGTTATTTTAAGTAATCCACTGCTTTTTCTAAATCTTGAACTCCATCAGCTAAAAGATCGTGCTTTAAAATCTATTAATAAGTATGCTGGAAAAATGAGATTCCCCTACCATATTGATGGAAAAGAAATGACAAAGGATCAACAAAGGTACGAGAACTATAACTCTGACCCACTTGTTAATCACTATATGTCGATTTCTCTTGTCGAAGAAGTTATTCGTAAAAGTAGAAGTTTAATAGATTACTCATACTATTTAGATTTTCCTGTTTTAATGTTATTAAGCAAGAATGATTTCCTTGTGAACTGTGAGAAAAGCTCATTATTTCTCAAGGGAATGCCTAAGGAGCTAGCTTGTGAAAAGAACTATTCTCATTCCAGGCATGACCTCTTTAATGAGAAAGTTAGGGACAAGGTATACTTAGATATATATAATTGGGTATGTGAAACTTTTTAG
- a CDS encoding GYF domain-containing protein — protein sequence MTSWYYVEGKDRVGPVDEQELSNLLESGTLDSESYIWTKGFDNWKKFFEVEELSHLLSSESDEEELPPTQMNWESISKNEKIFLIKVGIDRGSEEVEYGPYSLSELSQAFNEKRINEKTLLFVPGRMDEWIFLADMPIYESVFNTLPPVIDEINRRKNNRKPFVARMFFHDEQFLFEGVCRDISIGGLQILVPQFPGKVGDEVSMNVHPDNSDYSFTAKGEIVRLLEGGQGFSLRFLDLSSEAKKSIESYVTRS from the coding sequence ATGACCAGTTGGTATTATGTAGAAGGCAAGGATAGAGTGGGTCCAGTTGATGAGCAGGAGCTCTCGAACCTACTTGAAAGTGGGACACTTGACTCCGAAAGTTACATATGGACAAAAGGTTTTGATAATTGGAAGAAATTTTTTGAGGTTGAAGAATTATCTCACTTATTAAGTTCTGAAAGTGATGAAGAGGAACTTCCTCCTACGCAAATGAATTGGGAATCAATTTCAAAGAATGAGAAGATATTCTTAATCAAGGTAGGAATTGATAGAGGATCAGAAGAGGTTGAATATGGTCCGTATTCTCTAAGTGAATTATCACAAGCATTTAATGAAAAGAGAATAAATGAGAAAACTCTTCTCTTCGTTCCAGGAAGAATGGATGAGTGGATTTTCTTAGCTGATATGCCAATTTATGAAAGCGTATTCAATACTCTTCCTCCAGTTATTGATGAAATAAATAGAAGAAAGAATAATAGAAAACCTTTCGTTGCTAGAATGTTCTTTCATGACGAACAATTTCTGTTTGAAGGTGTATGTCGTGATATTTCCATTGGTGGGTTGCAGATTTTGGTTCCTCAGTTTCCTGGAAAGGTTGGAGATGAGGTTTCTATGAATGTTCACCCTGACAATTCTGATTATTCATTTACTGCCAAAGGGGAAATTGTAAGACTCCTCGAAGGCGGGCAAGGCTTCTCATTACGTTTTCTTGATCTTAGCAGTGAAGCAAAGAAGTCCATCGAAAGCTATGTTACCCGAAGCTAG
- a CDS encoding Crp/Fnr family transcriptional regulator translates to MSTTAGKQVAKKSGMRVFKPGEQLFNQNDHADSLFIIQKGQIRLYIPKGRGFVDLAILRAGEVIGEMGYFDEKAQRRSCSAAALVTTEVIEISYNAFGKTMEGLNPWFKTIINTLADRLRKTNAKVKELESNSVGRGTDGKVGEYVFFHTPDVTRFLSMFYLVMKTHAELKESKMEIHLSKLKFYMFDIFNLAEVKFEEFLRMCVENSFVELANDPDGFPKLIRVANIDQFRQMVVFFNTQRITEDSKKIIISSRCEKLLGAILNQFALAGVDKEKWQADISAILEDFASKNIRVSDEDIRDAVNCGFCEDILVDNGKLTSVIHYSKLKKVYPSIRMMNAVKRVNETKSSH, encoded by the coding sequence ATGAGTACGACAGCAGGGAAGCAGGTCGCTAAGAAATCAGGAATGAGAGTTTTTAAACCAGGTGAACAACTGTTTAATCAGAACGATCATGCTGACTCTCTCTTTATAATTCAAAAAGGACAAATTCGTCTCTACATTCCTAAGGGGCGAGGATTTGTCGATCTCGCAATTCTAAGGGCCGGAGAGGTTATTGGTGAAATGGGCTACTTTGATGAGAAGGCCCAAAGAAGAAGTTGCTCTGCTGCTGCACTTGTAACGACAGAGGTTATCGAAATTTCTTATAATGCTTTTGGAAAAACTATGGAGGGATTAAACCCATGGTTTAAAACAATCATTAACACTCTTGCAGATAGATTAAGAAAGACAAATGCTAAAGTTAAAGAACTTGAGTCTAACTCTGTAGGTAGAGGAACAGATGGTAAAGTCGGAGAGTATGTTTTCTTTCATACTCCAGATGTAACAAGGTTTCTTTCAATGTTCTATCTTGTTATGAAAACACATGCGGAGCTAAAAGAATCTAAAATGGAGATTCATCTAAGTAAGCTCAAGTTTTATATGTTTGATATTTTCAATTTAGCAGAAGTAAAATTTGAAGAATTTTTAAGAATGTGTGTTGAGAATAGTTTTGTAGAACTTGCAAATGATCCTGATGGCTTTCCAAAGCTAATTAGAGTTGCAAATATTGATCAGTTTAGACAAATGGTTGTCTTCTTTAATACTCAGAGAATTACTGAAGATTCGAAGAAGATCATCATTTCATCTAGATGCGAAAAGCTTCTAGGTGCAATCCTTAATCAATTTGCATTGGCGGGAGTAGATAAAGAAAAGTGGCAAGCGGATATCTCTGCGATTTTAGAAGACTTCGCCTCTAAGAATATTAGAGTATCTGATGAAGATATTAGGGACGCTGTTAATTGTGGATTCTGTGAAGATATTTTAGTTGATAATGGTAAGCTGACTTCAGTTATTCATTACTCTAAGCTTAAAAAAGTTTACCCTTCTATTCGCATGATGAATGCTGTTAAAAGAGTAAACGAAACAAAGTCATCTCATTAA
- a CDS encoding thiolase family protein, with product MSVYILSGARTPSGSFLGSLSSVSAPRLGAAAISGALQKANIDASKVEEVFMGNVVQAGVGQAPARQAALFAELPQSAQATTVNKVCGSGLKTIIMGAQSIMSEDNSVVVAGGMENMSQAPHLIMNSRTGVSKFGAAEMKDSMQWDGLWDVYSDRPMGNCAEECVTKFGFTREEQDAFSIESFKRAQNSIKEGIFKEEIVPVTIKGRKGDTTVSEDEGPMKANFDKIPTLRPAFDKNGTITAANASTINDGAAAVVLAGEEYKDQAKFKIVSWGSHAQDPTWFTTAPAEAMKKSLAKANLNITDIDLFEINEAFAVVTMAAIKEFNLDHSKVNIFGGGVSLGHPIGCSGTRIVVTLMNAMERKKSKYGMAAICIGGGEALSLIIERI from the coding sequence ATGTCAGTTTATATTCTATCGGGAGCGAGAACTCCAAGCGGAAGTTTTCTAGGTTCATTATCAAGCGTTTCGGCACCAAGACTTGGAGCCGCTGCAATTTCAGGGGCCTTACAGAAAGCAAATATTGATGCTTCTAAAGTTGAAGAAGTATTCATGGGAAATGTTGTTCAGGCAGGTGTTGGACAGGCGCCAGCAAGGCAGGCCGCTCTTTTTGCAGAACTTCCTCAAAGTGCACAGGCCACAACAGTAAATAAGGTTTGCGGCTCAGGACTTAAGACGATTATTATGGGCGCTCAGTCTATTATGAGTGAAGATAATTCAGTTGTTGTTGCGGGTGGAATGGAAAATATGTCACAAGCTCCGCACTTAATCATGAACTCTAGAACTGGAGTGTCAAAATTTGGTGCAGCTGAAATGAAAGACTCTATGCAATGGGATGGTCTTTGGGATGTTTATTCTGATAGACCAATGGGGAACTGTGCAGAAGAATGCGTGACAAAGTTTGGTTTTACTAGAGAAGAGCAAGATGCATTTTCAATTGAATCTTTTAAAAGAGCACAGAACTCTATCAAGGAAGGAATTTTTAAAGAAGAAATAGTACCTGTCACAATTAAGGGAAGAAAGGGAGATACTACCGTTTCTGAAGATGAAGGACCAATGAAGGCAAACTTCGATAAAATTCCTACACTCAGACCTGCCTTTGATAAGAATGGAACTATTACAGCAGCAAATGCATCGACTATTAATGACGGAGCTGCTGCAGTTGTACTGGCCGGAGAAGAGTACAAAGATCAAGCAAAGTTTAAAATTGTATCTTGGGGGTCACATGCTCAAGATCCAACTTGGTTTACTACGGCCCCTGCGGAAGCGATGAAAAAATCACTAGCTAAAGCTAATCTAAATATTACTGATATCGATCTTTTTGAAATTAATGAAGCCTTTGCTGTAGTTACGATGGCAGCAATTAAAGAGTTTAATCTTGACCATTCTAAAGTGAATATCTTTGGTGGTGGTGTAAGTTTAGGTCATCCAATAGGATGCTCTGGAACAAGAATTGTAGTAACATTAATGAATGCAATGGAAAGAAAAAAATCTAAGTATGGAATGGCCGCTATTTGTATTGGTGGTGGAGAAGCACTTAGCTTAATTATTGAAAGAATATAA
- a CDS encoding acyl-CoA dehydrogenase, whose amino-acid sequence MLLSDYQEIRDMVSKFADSEVAPLAADIDKNEKIPESIVKQLGENGLLGSYVPEQYGGAGMDYTAYSIIVEEISRACASTGVLISAHTSLCVYPILNFGNEDQKMKYLPKLASGEHIGCFCLSEPNAGTDAGSLTTYAEDKGDYYEISGTKNFITNGKEANIAVVFAKTSKTDNYKGISAFIVETDSKGFEVMKCEDKLGIKGSSTAQIALDKVRVPKENLLGEYEKGFKIAMNTLDGGRIGIASQALGISQAAFNYALKYSNERVQFGKPLHALQAIQFMLADMSTKIAASRLLIWEASRRKDNNESYSLQSAHAKLFAAESAMWITTKAIQVCGGNGYTKEYPVERFFRDAKITEIYEGTSEIQRVVIAANELKEIQ is encoded by the coding sequence ATGTTACTAAGCGATTATCAAGAAATTAGAGATATGGTTTCTAAATTTGCTGATTCAGAAGTAGCTCCGCTTGCTGCTGATATTGATAAGAATGAAAAAATTCCGGAGTCCATTGTTAAGCAACTTGGAGAAAATGGATTATTAGGTTCTTATGTTCCTGAGCAATATGGTGGAGCAGGTATGGACTATACTGCTTACTCAATTATTGTTGAAGAAATTTCTAGAGCATGTGCTTCAACTGGGGTTCTAATCTCTGCGCATACTTCTTTATGTGTCTATCCAATTTTAAATTTTGGAAATGAAGATCAAAAAATGAAATATCTTCCAAAGCTAGCGAGTGGAGAACATATAGGTTGTTTCTGTTTGTCTGAGCCCAATGCAGGTACAGATGCGGGATCTCTAACAACATATGCAGAAGATAAAGGAGACTATTATGAGATCTCTGGAACTAAGAACTTTATTACCAATGGTAAAGAAGCGAATATCGCAGTAGTTTTTGCTAAAACTTCTAAGACTGATAACTATAAGGGAATATCTGCTTTTATCGTTGAAACTGATTCGAAAGGTTTTGAAGTTATGAAGTGTGAAGATAAGCTAGGTATTAAAGGGTCTTCTACAGCTCAAATTGCTCTAGATAAAGTAAGAGTGCCTAAGGAAAATCTACTTGGTGAATATGAGAAAGGATTTAAAATTGCCATGAACACTCTAGATGGTGGTCGTATTGGGATTGCTTCTCAGGCCTTAGGGATATCTCAAGCAGCGTTTAATTACGCGTTAAAATATTCTAATGAAAGAGTTCAGTTTGGAAAACCTCTACATGCTCTTCAGGCGATTCAATTTATGTTGGCTGATATGAGTACTAAAATTGCTGCTTCGCGACTTCTCATATGGGAAGCCTCAAGACGTAAAGACAATAATGAGTCATACTCACTTCAATCTGCACACGCAAAGCTATTTGCAGCAGAATCGGCAATGTGGATAACAACTAAAGCAATCCAAGTATGTGGAGGTAATGGATATACTAAGGAATATCCAGTTGAGAGGTTTTTTAGAGACGCTAAGATTACAGAAATCTATGAAGGGACTAGTGAGATTCAAAGAGTTGTTATTGCGGCGAATGAGCTCAAAGAAATTCAGTAA